The proteins below come from a single Vitis vinifera cultivar Pinot Noir 40024 chromosome 9, ASM3070453v1 genomic window:
- the LOC100241212 gene encoding arogenate dehydrogenase 2, chloroplastic, whose translation MVGFWAFSPSLALEGLTPLSRPTLSLRLFKMLAFPSSKSCSTAKPVPPNLHLSLSDSFSGSKSLSFNPQTGFNLRPKSVQIRAMEASLDYHFGTQLQTHIKTPTSLKIAIIGFGNFGQFLAKTFVSQGHTVLAHSRSDYSDTAAKLSVSFFSDPHDLCEEHPEVVMLCTSILSAKSVLKSIPFHRLRRSTLFVDVLSVKEFPRSLFLEILPEEFDILCTHPMFGPESGKNGWAGLTFMYDKVRIGNDDPRISRCGRFLDVFAIEGCRMVEMSCADHDKYSAESQFITHTMGRVLERFGLESSSINTKGYETLLKLVENTAKDSFDLYCGLFMYNNNAMEQLEKLELAFQSLKRELFGNLQSLYGRQLFEEGE comes from the coding sequence ATGGTAGGATTTTGGGCATTTTCCCCTTCACTTGCCCTCGAAGGTCTCACTCCGTTGTCTCGTCCGACTCTCTCTCTGCGCCTCTTCAAGATGCTCGCCTTCCCTTCCTCAAAATCTTGCTCAACTGCAAAACCAGTGCCTCCGAATCTTCACTTATCTCTCTCAGATTCCTTTTCTGGATCCaaatctctctctttcaaccCACAAACTGGATTCAACCTCCGCCCGAAATCTGTCCAAATCAGAGCCATGGAGGCCTCCCTAGACTACCACTTTGGAACCCAACTGCAAACCCATATCAAAACACCAACAAGCCTCAAAATCGCAATCATTGGGTTCGGCAACTTCGGCCAGTTTCTAGCAAAAACCTTCGTCAGCCAGGGCCATACCGTCCTCGCCCACTCTCGCTCTGACTACTCCGACACGGCCGCTAAGCTCAGCGTTTCCTTCTTCAGTGACCCGCACGACCTCTGCGAGGAACACCCAGAAGTGGTGATGCTATGCACCTCGATCCTTTCGGCAAAATCCGTGCTCAAATCGATTCCATTTCATAGACTGCGGCGTAGCACGCTGTTTGTGGACGTTTTGTCGGTGAAAGAATTTCCCAGAAGCCTATTTCTCGAAATCTTGCCTGAAGAGTTCGATATCCTCTGTACACACCCAATGTTCGGTCCGGAGAGCGGCAAAAATGGGTGGGCAGGCCTTACTTTTATGTACGATAAGGTCAGAATCGGAAACGATGATCCTAGAATCTCAAGGTGTGGGAGATTCTTGGATGTTTTTGCAATAGAAGGGTGCAGAATGGTGGAGATGAGCTGTGCAGATCACGACAAGTACTCAGCGGAGTCTCAGTTCATAACCCACACAATGGGGAGGGTTTTAGAGAGGTTCGGGTTAGAATCAAGCTCCATTAACACCAAAGGGTATGAAACATTGCTGAAATTGGTGGAGAACACAGCCAAGGACAGCTTTGATTTGTACTGCGGGTTGTTCATGTACAACAATAATGCCATGGAGCAGCTGGAGAAGCTGGAGTTGGCCTTTCAGTCTCTGAAGAGGGAACTTTTTGGGAATTTGCAATCTCTTTATGGAAGGCAGTTGTTTGAAGAAGGAGAGTGA